The following proteins are encoded in a genomic region of Pseudomonas saponiphila:
- a CDS encoding nitrate reductase, with translation MPRQSTASTCCYCGVGCGVLIEHDDRQILGVSGDPAHPANFGKLCSKGASLHLTGDPGARALYPELRLGKDLPRSRCDWDSALEHAAGIFAQTIAEHGPDSVAFYISGQLLTEDYYAFNKLARALVGTNNIDSNSRLCMSSAVVGYKRSLGADAPPCSYEDLELSDCVMIVGSNMVYAHPVLFRRLEQAKSQRPQMKVLVIDPRRTDTCDLADLHLAILPGTDVALFHGILHLLLWEDWIDRDFIREHTEGLAELKALVRDYTPPMVAQLCGISVEYLQQCAQWIGNAASFLSLWCMGLNQSSAGSAKNSALINLHLATGQIGRPGAGPFSLTGQPNAMGGRETGSLSNLLPGHREAADPEHRAEVAAYWGVEQLPAHPGLSAIELFEQLPSGRIKALWIACTNPAQSLPDQNTVRAALQACPFVVLQEAFATTETAAFADLLLPAASWGEKEGTVTNSERRVSHVRQAVPAPGEARPDWAITLDFAQRLERRLRPGLPSLFDFTCAAQLFDEYKGLTQGRDLDLSGLSHQLIDRLGPQQWPFPNGVTQGTPRLYGNGVFPTASGRARFIADPYVAAKEQRDARFPLTLITGRLRDQWHGMSRTGTAAQLFGHVSEALLSLHPDELRRQRLREGDLVSLKSRRGSVIVAVARDDGVRPGQAFLPMHWGDRFLKGGVNAVTQSAFDPLSKQPELKHSGVRLEPVQLPWQLFALIEGEVQAHFKVLRPLCEAFAYVSFSLSGRERPALVIRAAHQEAPLPALLKLIDQQLGLEGGPVLAYDDPRRAIGKRVRIEQGRITAIRLAGETLAQHWLQQLWLEGRADEQLRRWLLAPMSAPPQASGLGGTRQRTLCNCKNVSYQAVGAGIAEGLDLEQLQQQLGCGSQCGSCVPEIKRLLAAAVQPASLPV, from the coding sequence ATGCCGCGCCAGAGCACGGCCTCGACCTGTTGCTACTGCGGGGTTGGCTGCGGCGTGCTGATCGAGCATGACGACAGGCAGATCCTCGGGGTCAGTGGCGATCCGGCGCACCCGGCCAACTTCGGCAAGTTGTGCAGCAAGGGCGCCAGCCTGCACCTGACCGGCGACCCCGGTGCCCGCGCCCTGTACCCGGAGCTGCGCCTGGGCAAGGATCTGCCCCGCAGCCGCTGCGACTGGGACAGCGCCCTGGAACACGCCGCTGGGATATTTGCCCAAACCATTGCCGAGCACGGCCCGGACAGCGTGGCGTTCTATATCTCCGGGCAATTGCTGACCGAGGACTACTACGCCTTCAACAAGCTGGCCCGGGCCCTGGTGGGCACCAACAACATCGACAGCAATTCGCGGCTGTGCATGTCCTCGGCGGTGGTGGGCTACAAGCGCAGCCTGGGGGCCGATGCGCCGCCCTGCAGCTATGAGGACCTGGAGCTGAGCGATTGCGTGATGATCGTCGGCAGCAACATGGTCTACGCCCATCCGGTGCTGTTCCGGCGCCTGGAACAGGCCAAAAGCCAGCGTCCGCAGATGAAAGTGCTGGTGATCGACCCGCGTCGCACCGATACCTGCGATCTGGCCGACCTGCACCTGGCGATCCTGCCCGGGACCGACGTGGCCCTGTTCCACGGCATCCTCCATTTACTGCTGTGGGAAGACTGGATCGACCGAGACTTCATCCGCGAACACACCGAGGGCCTGGCCGAGTTGAAAGCCCTGGTCCGCGACTACACCCCGCCGATGGTGGCGCAGTTGTGCGGGATCAGCGTCGAGTACTTGCAGCAATGCGCGCAATGGATCGGCAACGCGGCGAGTTTTCTGTCCCTGTGGTGCATGGGGTTGAATCAGTCCAGCGCCGGTAGCGCAAAAAACAGCGCGCTGATCAATCTGCACCTGGCCACCGGGCAGATCGGCCGCCCCGGCGCCGGCCCCTTCTCGCTCACCGGCCAGCCCAATGCCATGGGCGGGCGCGAAACCGGCAGCCTGAGCAACCTGCTCCCCGGGCACCGGGAGGCCGCCGATCCCGAGCATCGCGCAGAGGTCGCCGCCTACTGGGGCGTGGAGCAGTTGCCCGCCCACCCCGGATTGAGCGCCATCGAGCTGTTTGAACAGTTGCCCAGCGGCCGGATCAAGGCCCTGTGGATCGCCTGCACCAACCCGGCACAATCGCTGCCGGACCAGAATACGGTGCGGGCGGCGCTACAGGCCTGCCCTTTCGTGGTCCTGCAGGAAGCCTTCGCCACCACGGAAACCGCAGCCTTTGCCGACCTGCTGCTACCCGCCGCCAGTTGGGGGGAGAAAGAAGGCACGGTGACCAACTCGGAACGCCGGGTTTCTCACGTGCGCCAGGCGGTGCCCGCGCCCGGCGAGGCGCGGCCTGACTGGGCCATTACCCTGGACTTCGCCCAACGCCTGGAGCGCCGCCTGCGTCCCGGCCTGCCGAGCCTGTTTGACTTCACTTGCGCCGCCCAGCTGTTCGATGAGTACAAAGGCCTGACCCAGGGCCGCGATCTGGATCTGTCCGGCCTCAGTCACCAGCTGATCGACCGCCTCGGCCCGCAGCAATGGCCCTTCCCCAACGGTGTGACACAAGGCACGCCACGCTTGTATGGCAACGGTGTATTTCCCACTGCCTCTGGCCGTGCACGCTTTATCGCCGATCCCTATGTGGCCGCCAAGGAACAGCGAGACGCGCGTTTTCCTCTGACCCTGATCACCGGTCGGCTGCGTGACCAGTGGCACGGCATGAGCCGCACCGGCACTGCGGCGCAGCTGTTTGGTCACGTCAGCGAGGCGCTGTTGAGCCTGCATCCGGACGAGTTGCGCCGGCAACGCTTGCGCGAGGGCGATCTGGTGAGCCTGAAAAGCCGGCGTGGCAGCGTGATTGTCGCCGTCGCCCGTGATGACGGCGTGCGCCCCGGCCAGGCGTTCCTGCCCATGCACTGGGGCGATCGCTTCCTCAAGGGCGGGGTCAACGCCGTGACTCAATCGGCCTTCGATCCCCTGTCCAAACAGCCGGAGCTCAAGCACAGCGGCGTGCGCCTGGAACCGGTGCAACTGCCCTGGCAGTTGTTCGCCCTGATCGAAGGCGAGGTACAGGCCCACTTCAAGGTTCTGCGTCCGCTGTGCGAAGCCTTTGCCTATGTCAGTTTCAGCCTGAGCGGTCGTGAGCGCCCGGCCCTGGTGATCCGCGCCGCCCACCAGGAAGCGCCGCTGCCGGCATTGCTCAAGCTGATCGACCAGCAGTTGGGGCTGGAAGGTGGGCCGGTCCTGGCCTACGACGATCCGCGCCGGGCCATCGGCAAGCGCGTGCGTATCGAACAAGGACGGATCACCGCGATCCGACTGGCCGGGGAAACCCTGGCCCAGCACTGGTTGCAGCAGTTGTGGCTCGAAGGCCGCGCCGATGAGCAACTGCGCCGCTGGCTGCTGGCGCCGATGAGCGCCCCGCCGCAGGCCAGCGGCCTGGGCGGAACACGGCAACGAACCCTGTGCAACTGCAAGAACGTCAGCTATCAGGCGGTAGGGGCCGGTATCGCTGAAGGCCTGGACCTTGAACAACTGCAACAGCAATTGGGCTGCGGTAGCCAATGTGGCTCCTGCGTGCCGGAGATCAAGCGTCTGCTGGCGGCGGCAGTGCAACCTGCCAGCCTCCCTGTGTGA
- the cobA gene encoding uroporphyrinogen-III C-methyltransferase has translation MSAKVWLVGAGPGDPELLTLKAVRALGEAEVVLIDDLVNHAVLAHCPGARVIAVGKRGGCRSTPQAFIHRLMLRYARQGRCVVRLKGGDPCIFGRGGEEAQWLKERGIEVELVNGITAGLAGATRCEIPLTLRGVARGVTLVTAHTQDDSRLNWQALAQSGTTLVIYMGVAKLAEIAGQLREGGLAADTPVAMIENASLPEQRECRSDLAGMERDAQRFALKSPAILVIGAVAATASALEACVGQA, from the coding sequence ATGAGTGCAAAAGTCTGGCTGGTTGGCGCAGGGCCGGGGGATCCGGAGCTGTTGACCCTCAAGGCGGTGCGTGCCCTTGGCGAGGCCGAGGTGGTGCTGATCGATGATCTGGTGAACCACGCCGTGCTGGCGCACTGCCCTGGGGCACGGGTCATTGCAGTCGGCAAACGAGGAGGATGCCGTTCTACGCCCCAAGCCTTCATTCATCGCCTGATGCTGCGCTATGCCCGTCAGGGCCGCTGCGTGGTGCGCCTCAAGGGCGGCGATCCGTGCATCTTTGGTCGCGGCGGCGAAGAAGCCCAGTGGCTGAAGGAACGGGGCATCGAGGTGGAACTGGTCAACGGCATCACGGCTGGGCTGGCGGGCGCCACGCGCTGCGAGATTCCCCTGACCCTGCGCGGCGTCGCCCGGGGGGTGACCCTGGTCACCGCGCACACTCAGGATGACAGCCGCCTGAACTGGCAGGCCTTGGCGCAAAGCGGCACGACCCTGGTGATCTACATGGGCGTGGCGAAGCTGGCGGAGATTGCCGGGCAATTGCGTGAAGGCGGCCTGGCGGCCGATACGCCGGTGGCGATGATTGAAAACGCTTCGCTGCCTGAACAGCGGGAATGTCGCAGCGATCTGGCGGGGATGGAACGGGATGCCCAGCGCTTTGCGCTCAAGAGCCCGGCGATCCTGGTGATTGGGGCCGTGGCAGCCACGGCGTCCGCCCTTGAAGCCTGCGTCGGCCAAGCCTGA
- a CDS encoding OmpA family protein has translation MKLKNTLGIAIGSIVAVTSFGVLAQGQGAVEGELFYKKQYNDSVNHVEDGFNPGASIGYFLTDDLSLNATYDKTNHTRSNDGTGNQKIKGDNFGLNAQYHFGSVGDALRPYVSGGVAHKSMTNVIADGHSGRDQSTFLTAGAGVKYYFTDNLFARAGVEADYKLDNGKWDYAPTIGLGVNFGGSGGKVAPAPAPVPAPAPEPAPEAPVAEVVRVELDVKFDFDKSVVKPNSYADIKNLADFMKQYPQTTTVVEGHTDSVGPDAYNQKLSERRANAVKQVLVNQYGVGANRVQSVGYGESRPVADNATEAGRAINRRVEASVEAQAK, from the coding sequence ATGAAACTGAAAAACACCTTGGGCATTGCCATTGGTTCTATTGTTGCCGTGACTTCGTTCGGCGTTCTGGCGCAAGGCCAAGGCGCGGTCGAGGGTGAACTGTTTTACAAAAAACAGTACAACGACAGCGTTAATCACGTTGAAGACGGCTTCAACCCAGGCGCATCGATCGGTTACTTCCTGACCGACGACCTGTCGTTGAACGCTACCTACGACAAGACCAACCACACCCGTTCTAACGACGGTACTGGTAACCAGAAGATCAAAGGCGACAACTTCGGCCTGAACGCTCAGTACCACTTTGGTTCTGTGGGTGACGCTCTGCGTCCATACGTTTCCGGCGGTGTTGCTCACAAGAGCATGACCAACGTGATCGCTGACGGTCACAGCGGCCGCGACCAGTCGACTTTCCTGACTGCAGGCGCTGGTGTTAAGTACTACTTCACCGACAACCTGTTCGCCCGTGCCGGCGTTGAAGCTGACTACAAGCTGGACAACGGCAAGTGGGACTACGCTCCTACTATCGGTCTGGGTGTGAACTTCGGTGGCAGCGGCGGCAAAGTTGCTCCAGCACCGGCTCCAGTACCGGCTCCAGCTCCAGAACCAGCTCCAGAAGCTCCAGTTGCTGAAGTTGTTCGTGTTGAGCTGGACGTGAAGTTCGACTTCGACAAGTCGGTCGTTAAGCCTAACAGCTACGCTGACATCAAGAACCTCGCTGACTTCATGAAGCAGTACCCACAGACCACCACCGTTGTTGAAGGTCACACTGACTCCGTCGGTCCTGACGCTTACAACCAGAAGCTGTCTGAGCGTCGTGCAAACGCCGTTAAACAAGTTCTGGTCAACCAGTACGGCGTTGGCGCTAACCGCGTTCAATCCGTTGGTTACGGTGAGTCCCGCCCAGTTGCCGACAACGCAACTGAAGCTGGTCGCGCTATCAACCGTCGCGTAGAAGCCTCGGTTGAAGCTCAAGCTAAGTAA
- the sigX gene encoding RNA polymerase sigma factor SigX, which translates to MNKTQSLSTRYDPRELSDEELVARSHTELFHVTRAYEELMRRYQRTLFNVCARYLGNDRDADDVCQEVMLKVLYGLKNFEGKSKFKTWLYSITYNECITQYRKERRKRRLMDALSLDPLEEASEEKAPKPEEKGGLDRWLVHVNPIDREILVLRFVAELEFQEIADIMHMGLSATKMRYKRALDKLREKFAGIAET; encoded by the coding sequence TTGAATAAAACCCAATCGTTATCCACGCGCTATGACCCCCGTGAGCTCTCTGATGAGGAGTTGGTTGCGCGCTCACATACGGAGCTGTTTCACGTAACACGCGCCTATGAAGAGTTGATGCGACGCTATCAGAGGACCCTATTTAATGTTTGCGCACGTTATCTAGGGAACGATCGGGATGCGGATGATGTCTGTCAGGAAGTGATGTTGAAGGTGCTGTATGGCCTTAAGAACTTTGAGGGTAAATCGAAGTTCAAGACGTGGCTATATAGCATCACGTACAACGAGTGCATCACGCAGTATCGCAAGGAGCGGCGCAAGCGTCGGTTGATGGACGCTTTAAGTCTTGACCCCCTCGAGGAGGCCTCTGAAGAGAAGGCACCAAAACCAGAGGAAAAGGGCGGACTTGACCGCTGGTTGGTGCATGTGAACCCGATTGACCGGGAAATTCTGGTGCTACGATTTGTCGCAGAGCTGGAGTTCCAGGAGATCGCAGACATCATGCACATGGGGTTGAGTGCTACGAAAATGCGTTACAAACGTGCTCTTGATAAATTGCGTGAGAAATTTGCAGGCATTGCTGAAACTTAG
- a CDS encoding mechanosensitive ion channel family protein, with amino-acid sequence MELDLWTQSLVTAMTALWTKVANFIPNLFGALVVLLLGFVVAKLLDTLLSKLLAKLGLDRLMGGTGLTKLLSRAGLQVPISTLIGKIVYWFVLLIFLVSAAESLGLERVSATLDMLALYLPKVFGAALVLLVGVLLAQLANGLVRGAAEGVGLDYASGLGRIAQGLVIIISISVAISQLEVKTDLLNHVIVIVLITVGLAVALAMGLGSREIAGQILAGIYVRELYQVGQQVRVGEVEGQIEEIGTVKTTLLTEEGELVSLSNRILLEQHVSSR; translated from the coding sequence ATGGAACTTGATCTCTGGACGCAGAGCCTCGTCACGGCAATGACAGCCTTGTGGACCAAGGTGGCGAACTTCATTCCGAACCTGTTCGGCGCGCTGGTGGTGCTGTTGCTGGGCTTCGTGGTGGCCAAGCTGCTGGACACCCTGTTGTCGAAATTGCTGGCCAAGCTGGGCCTTGACCGTCTGATGGGCGGTACTGGCTTGACCAAGTTGCTGTCCCGCGCGGGCCTGCAAGTGCCGATCTCGACCTTGATCGGCAAGATTGTCTACTGGTTTGTCCTGCTTATATTTCTGGTTTCTGCTGCTGAATCCCTGGGTCTTGAGCGAGTGTCAGCTACGCTCGACATGCTTGCGCTGTATTTGCCGAAGGTTTTTGGTGCTGCGCTGGTGCTGTTGGTGGGGGTTCTGCTGGCGCAACTGGCCAATGGCCTGGTGCGTGGAGCGGCTGAAGGCGTGGGCCTGGATTACGCCAGTGGCCTGGGGCGCATTGCCCAGGGGCTGGTGATCATCATTAGTATTTCCGTGGCGATCAGTCAGTTGGAGGTCAAAACCGACCTGCTCAACCATGTGATCGTGATCGTATTGATTACCGTTGGTCTGGCCGTTGCGCTAGCCATGGGTTTGGGAAGCCGGGAAATTGCCGGGCAGATTCTTGCGGGAATCTATGTGCGTGAGTTGTACCAGGTTGGGCAACAAGTACGTGTTGGTGAGGTCGAAGGCCAGATCGAAGAGATCGGCACGGTTAAAACTACATTGCTGACCGAGGAGGGTGAGCTAGTCTCTCTGTCCAATCGGATCCTGCTGGAGCAGCATGTAAGTAGCCGCTAA
- a CDS encoding zinc transporter ZntB, producing the protein MFEEDNAQWGLVHALVLDGQGGARSIARTELDDLQLQAHESLWLHWDRSHPQTQTWLRRSSGLSEFSCDLLLEENTRPRLLSLPDSELLLFLRGINLNPGAEPEDMVSVRIFASSQRVISLRLRPLRATDELLLQLTEGKGPKTAAELLLYMAEYLTHKVQHLVSDLSEVVDIEEEKLDADERYTPEHGSILQIRRRAAGLKRFLAPQRDIFAQLSRIKLPWFAVDDGDYWNELHNSLTRYLEELELARERVGLVLEAEDRRLSVRMNRTMYRFGIITGIFLPMSFLTGLLGINVGGIPFSASPYGFIIACLLLVAVALGQWWLFRRLRWV; encoded by the coding sequence ATGTTCGAGGAAGACAACGCGCAATGGGGGCTGGTGCATGCCCTGGTGCTGGATGGTCAAGGTGGTGCGCGTTCGATAGCCCGGACTGAGCTCGACGATCTGCAGCTGCAGGCCCATGAAAGCCTGTGGCTGCACTGGGATCGCAGTCATCCGCAAACCCAGACCTGGCTGCGCCGTTCCAGCGGCCTGAGCGAGTTCAGCTGTGATCTGCTGCTGGAGGAAAATACCCGGCCGCGCCTGCTGTCCTTGCCGGATTCGGAGCTGCTGCTGTTTTTGCGTGGCATCAACCTCAATCCGGGGGCCGAGCCTGAGGATATGGTGTCGGTGCGGATCTTCGCGTCTTCCCAGCGGGTGATTTCCCTGCGTCTGCGGCCTTTGCGCGCCACTGATGAGCTTTTGCTGCAACTGACTGAAGGCAAGGGGCCGAAAACCGCTGCCGAACTGCTTCTTTATATGGCCGAGTATCTGACGCATAAGGTGCAGCATCTGGTCAGTGACCTGTCTGAAGTGGTCGATATCGAAGAAGAAAAACTGGATGCCGACGAACGGTATACCCCGGAGCACGGGAGCATTTTGCAGATCCGCCGTCGGGCTGCCGGGTTGAAGCGGTTCCTGGCTCCACAACGGGATATTTTTGCCCAGTTGAGTCGTATAAAGCTGCCCTGGTTCGCCGTCGACGATGGCGACTACTGGAATGAGTTGCACAACAGCCTGACCCGTTACCTGGAAGAGCTGGAACTGGCCCGAGAGCGCGTGGGGCTTGTGCTGGAGGCCGAAGACCGCCGCTTGAGCGTGCGCATGAACCGCACCATGTATCGCTTCGGGATCATCACCGGGATCTTCCTGCCCATGAGTTTTCTCACCGGTCTTCTGGGGATCAACGTCGGCGGGATTCCATTCTCCGCGAGCCCCTACGGATTCATCATCGCCTGCCTGCTGCTGGTGGCGGTGGCCCTCGGGCAATGGTGGTTGTTCCGCCGTTTGCGCTGGGTGTGA
- the rraA gene encoding ribonuclease E activity regulator RraA, translating to MNHYLTPDLCDAYPDLVQVVEPMFSNFGGRDSFGGEIVTIKCFEDNSLVKEQVELKGHGKVLVVDGGGSLRRALLGDMLAEKAAKNGWEGLVIYGCIRDVDVIAQTDLGVQALASHPMKTDKRGIGDLNVAVTFAGVTFRPGEYVYADNNGVIVSPSPLKMPE from the coding sequence ATGAACCATTACCTCACTCCCGACCTGTGCGATGCCTATCCGGACCTGGTGCAGGTGGTTGAACCCATGTTCAGCAACTTCGGCGGTCGCGACTCCTTTGGTGGTGAAATCGTCACCATCAAGTGCTTCGAGGACAACTCGCTGGTCAAGGAGCAAGTGGAGCTCAAGGGACACGGCAAGGTGCTGGTGGTCGACGGCGGCGGCTCTCTGCGCCGTGCGCTACTGGGGGACATGCTGGCCGAGAAGGCAGCGAAAAATGGCTGGGAAGGCCTGGTGATCTACGGCTGCATCCGTGATGTGGATGTCATCGCCCAGACCGATCTCGGGGTTCAGGCCCTGGCCAGTCATCCGATGAAGACCGACAAGCGCGGCATCGGCGATCTCAATGTGGCAGTGACCTTTGCCGGTGTGACTTTCCGCCCGGGTGAATATGTCTATGCCGACAACAATGGCGTCATCGTGTCGCCAAGCCCACTGAAGATGCCTGAATAA
- a CDS encoding alpha/beta fold hydrolase codes for MQSSSNLFPVALISAERRGDLSEDVYRLKPGNSPDPSVELAVTRLGLADEPEARGVPVVLLHGSFSNRRFWYSPKGVGLGAYLARAGFDVWIPEMRGHGLSRRNADYRKNRVADYARYDLPAIAAFVREQSAQIPHWIGHSLGGTTLAAALGGQYLGEAGVASAAFFGTQISRTYWPLKIPMVEWGGRLLIKRFAQLSGSRLKRGPEDEPIGLALESMRWHGLFGRFGDADKDWWAGLAEVRVPVLAVSAAGDHQDPTWACRKLFDQLASEQKQFVCLGRELGFSSNFGHVEMLVSKPAQAEVWPLVARWLQDQHTPLLASAAEQVAEV; via the coding sequence ATGCAAAGCAGCAGCAACCTATTTCCCGTCGCCTTGATCAGTGCCGAGCGTCGAGGCGACCTCAGCGAAGATGTCTATCGCTTGAAACCCGGCAACAGTCCGGACCCTTCGGTCGAACTGGCCGTGACTCGCCTGGGGTTGGCCGATGAGCCAGAAGCCCGGGGCGTGCCTGTGGTTCTGCTCCACGGCAGCTTTTCCAACCGGCGCTTCTGGTATTCGCCCAAGGGCGTGGGCCTTGGTGCCTACCTGGCTCGTGCCGGTTTCGATGTATGGATTCCCGAGATGCGCGGCCATGGCTTGTCGCGCCGCAATGCCGACTACCGCAAGAACCGGGTGGCCGACTACGCGCGCTATGATCTGCCGGCGATTGCCGCCTTTGTCCGTGAGCAAAGCGCTCAGATTCCTCACTGGATCGGTCATTCCCTGGGGGGAACGACCTTGGCGGCGGCGCTGGGCGGGCAGTACCTGGGGGAGGCCGGGGTAGCTTCGGCGGCGTTTTTTGGAACCCAGATCAGCCGTACCTACTGGCCGTTGAAAATCCCCATGGTGGAATGGGGCGGGCGCCTGCTCATCAAGCGCTTTGCCCAGTTGTCCGGTTCGCGGCTCAAGCGCGGCCCGGAGGACGAGCCCATTGGCCTGGCCCTGGAAAGCATGCGCTGGCATGGCCTGTTCGGCCGCTTTGGCGATGCCGACAAGGACTGGTGGGCCGGGCTGGCGGAAGTCAGGGTGCCGGTACTGGCGGTCAGCGCCGCGGGGGATCATCAGGATCCGACCTGGGCCTGTCGCAAGCTGTTCGATCAACTGGCCAGTGAGCAGAAACAATTTGTCTGCCTGGGGCGTGAGCTAGGGTTCAGCAGCAATTTTGGCCATGTCGAGATGCTGGTGAGCAAGCCGGCGCAAGCCGAGGTCTGGCCACTGGTGGCGCGCTGGCTCCAGGATCAGCACACGCCGTTGCTGGCTTCCGCTGCCGAGCAGGTGGCTGAGGTTTGA
- the ppsA gene encoding phosphoenolpyruvate synthase: MVEYVVSLDKLGKHDVEHVGGKNASLGEMISNLAGAGVSVPGGFATTAQAYRDFLELSGLNDQIHAALDALDVDDVNALAKTGAQIRQWIMEAEFPERLNTEIRSAFAALSAGNPDIAVAVRSSATAEDLPDASFAGQQETFLNIRGVDNVIRAAKEVFASLFNDRAISYRVHQGFDHKLVALSAGVQRMVRSETGTAGVMFTLDTESGFRDVVFITGAYGLGETVVQGAVNPDEFYVHKNTLEAGRPAILRRNLGSKAIKMIYGDEAKAGRSVKTVDVDAADRARFCLTDAEVSELAKQAMIIEKHYQCPMDIEWAKDGDDGKLYIVQARPETVKSRTQANVMERYLLKETGTVLVEGRAIGQRIGAGKVRIIKDVSEMDKVQAGDVLVSDMTDPDWEPVMKRASAIVTNRGGRTCHAAIIARELGIPAVVGCGNATELLKDGQGVTVSCAEGDTGLIFEGELGFDVKQNSVDAMPELPFKIMMNVGNPDRAFDFAQLPNAGVGLARLEFIINRMIGVHPKALLNYAGLPQEIKDSVDKRIAGYHDPVDFYVDKLVEGISTLAAAFTPKKVIVRLSDFKSNEYANLIGGKLYEPEEENPMLGFRGASRYISESFRDCFELECRALKRVRNEMGLTNVEIMVPFVRTLGEASQVVDLLAENGLKRGENGLRVIMMCELPSNAILAEEFLEYFDGFSIGSNDLTQLTLGLDRDSGIIAHLFDERNPAVKKLLANAIAACNKAGKYIGICGQGPSDHPDLAKWLMEQGIESVSLNPDSVLETWFFLAEGQGAV, translated from the coding sequence TTGGTAGAGTACGTAGTTTCCCTCGATAAGCTCGGCAAACACGATGTTGAGCATGTGGGGGGCAAGAACGCATCCCTGGGCGAGATGATCAGCAACCTCGCAGGTGCGGGCGTATCGGTCCCTGGTGGCTTCGCCACGACAGCTCAGGCTTATCGTGATTTTCTTGAGTTGAGTGGCCTGAACGACCAGATCCACGCGGCACTCGATGCGCTGGATGTCGATGATGTCAACGCCCTGGCCAAGACCGGCGCGCAGATCCGTCAATGGATCATGGAGGCCGAGTTCCCCGAGCGCCTCAACACCGAGATCCGCAGCGCATTCGCCGCCTTGTCGGCAGGCAACCCGGACATCGCCGTAGCCGTGCGTTCCTCGGCCACCGCCGAAGACTTGCCGGATGCCTCCTTTGCCGGCCAGCAGGAAACCTTCCTCAACATCCGTGGCGTGGACAACGTGATCCGCGCGGCCAAGGAAGTGTTTGCCTCGCTGTTCAACGATCGCGCCATTTCCTACCGCGTACACCAGGGTTTCGACCACAAGCTGGTGGCCCTGTCTGCCGGTGTGCAGCGCATGGTGCGCTCGGAAACCGGCACCGCCGGCGTGATGTTCACCCTCGACACCGAATCGGGCTTCCGTGACGTGGTCTTCATTACCGGTGCCTACGGCCTGGGTGAGACCGTGGTCCAGGGCGCGGTCAACCCGGACGAATTCTACGTCCACAAGAACACCCTTGAAGCCGGCCGCCCGGCCATCCTGCGCCGCAACCTGGGCAGCAAGGCGATCAAGATGATCTACGGCGACGAGGCCAAGGCCGGTCGCTCGGTGAAGACCGTGGACGTGGACGCGGCCGATCGCGCACGTTTCTGCCTCACCGACGCCGAAGTCAGCGAGCTGGCCAAGCAGGCGATGATCATCGAGAAGCACTACCAGTGCCCGATGGACATCGAGTGGGCCAAGGATGGCGACGACGGCAAGCTGTACATCGTCCAGGCCCGTCCGGAAACCGTGAAGAGCCGTACCCAGGCCAACGTCATGGAGCGTTACCTGCTCAAGGAAACCGGCACCGTGCTGGTGGAAGGTCGCGCCATCGGCCAGCGCATCGGCGCCGGCAAGGTGCGGATCATCAAGGACGTGTCCGAGATGGACAAGGTCCAGGCCGGTGACGTGCTGGTTTCCGACATGACCGACCCGGACTGGGAACCAGTGATGAAGCGCGCCAGCGCCATCGTCACCAACCGTGGCGGTCGTACCTGCCACGCGGCGATCATCGCTCGTGAATTGGGGATTCCGGCGGTAGTGGGTTGCGGCAACGCCACCGAGCTGTTGAAGGATGGCCAGGGTGTGACCGTTTCCTGCGCCGAAGGCGACACCGGTCTGATCTTCGAAGGCGAGTTGGGCTTCGACGTCAAGCAGAACTCGGTAGACGCCATGCCGGAACTGCCGTTCAAGATCATGATGAACGTCGGCAACCCGGACCGCGCCTTCGACTTCGCTCAACTGCCGAACGCCGGCGTGGGCCTGGCCCGCCTGGAATTCATCATCAACCGCATGATCGGCGTGCACCCCAAGGCGCTGCTGAACTACGCCGGGCTGCCGCAAGAGATCAAGGACAGCGTCGACAAGCGTATTGCCGGCTACCACGATCCTGTGGATTTCTACGTCGACAAGCTGGTTGAAGGCATCAGCACCCTGGCCGCGGCGTTCACGCCGAAGAAGGTCATCGTACGTCTGTCGGACTTCAAGTCCAACGAATACGCCAACCTGATCGGCGGCAAGCTCTACGAGCCGGAAGAAGAGAACCCGATGCTGGGCTTCCGTGGCGCCTCGCGCTACATCAGCGAATCCTTCCGTGACTGCTTCGAGCTCGAATGCCGTGCGCTGAAACGCGTGCGCAACGAGATGGGCCTGACCAACGTCGAAATCATGGTGCCGTTCGTGCGTACCTTGGGCGAAGCCAGCCAAGTGGTTGATCTGCTGGCTGAAAATGGCCTCAAGCGCGGCGAAAACGGTCTGCGCGTGATCATGATGTGCGAACTGCCTTCCAACGCCATCCTGGCTGAGGAGTTCCTCGAGTACTTCGATGGTTTCTCCATCGGCTCCAACGACCTGACCCAGCTGACCCTGGGCCTGGACCGTGACTCGGGGATCATCGCCCACCTGTTCGACGAGCGTAATCCTGCGGTCAAGAAGCTGCTGGCCAATGCCATCGCCGCCTGCAACAAGGCCGGCAAGTACATCGGTATCTGTGGCCAGGGCCCTTCGGACCACCCGGACCTGGCCAAGTGGCTGATGGAGCAGGGCATTGAAAGCGTCTCGTTGAATCCGGACTCGGTGCTGGAAACCTGGTTCTTCCTGGCCGAAGGTCAGGGCGCGGTGTAA